From Amaranthus tricolor cultivar Red isolate AtriRed21 chromosome 4, ASM2621246v1, whole genome shotgun sequence:
TCATAAAATACGAATTTTTATCGGAGTATTAGACTCCTTTAGAAACTTTGTTCTTACACTTGTATTGAAATGGAATGAagagtattttattatttttcatttatccgaAAACAAAACAACGAATGAATAGGCATTTCttgttgcaaaacaaactacCGAATTATAATTGCGATGAACTGGTACTACATACTTGTGGAAATGGCAACTTTCTTGCAAGGCTGTTCCTCACCCTCATCAAAATAGACATTTGTCTATGATCTATATTTACAAAGAGTTCCATGCCTTTGTCACTTAGAATAGCATTTGTAAAATTATCAATTTACTTAACCCAATACATTATcaattaaaaagtatatataaaaagtatatatatatatactccctctgtctcttttaatttgtaactcttttcatattatttatCTCATTAATTTTGCAACCTTTTTTTTATAATGCTCTCACTCCTTTTACTCacatttacaaatttataatcTCACTCTATTCTAAttactcatttttatcattcacttttttttttgtctttgttattttgccaaaaaatcatcaaaaatcaatattttttttaatatgccTGCAGCCGATTTTGTATGAGAATATCTCACGATGAGACGATCTTAAAACAAAAGGTgataaactaaaattttctactATAAGATAAAATTTAACTCAAGGCAAATCTCACTGTTACgcataaaatccataaaatgtTGGGAGATGATCCTGCTTTCTTGTGAGCTTTAAAGTTCTGTGTACGTTAGACAAGAACATAGGTACACCGTACATCTTTATTTGAGGCTACTCAAGTTTAAGCAGCTAAGGAGTACGTACTTAATACTTATCACTCATTTGAAACAAGTACATAAAGCAGAATTTTTGTTCGACTACAAGAATCCTGGGAAAGCATACGAAAAAGTGCAGTTGTCAAACAAAGGAGATTCGTATTAATGGTTTGCCCAATAGGACTATCATCATAGTAGTAGTCACCATATGTACAGTTCaaacaaaaactcaaaaaatgaTTCCAAGCCTAAAAAACTCGGATAGTAGTGCACCCACAGTATTACCATCCCCGCCAAATATACAAAACCCTATCACTGTACTTCCATGTGTGCAATTTTGAGTTCCGATTTGAGTTCTAGATCATTCTATGGTCCCTCACAGCTTTTACTCCCCACTTCAGTAGCAGTAGTTCACGGTAGTAAGCATGGCAGGACGATTAGACGATTACAAATATTGGTCATACGAAGCATCGAGATTATCAGCTTAGAACGGCACAGTAAATGGCAAGGCATGGATTCCGACTTCGGCCAGCAATTGTGCCCTCGGCTGTATGACAGAAGCTGAGCACGGAAGATTGTCTGTACTGCTTTGAGTATTATCGACATCAACTCTTGCTCGTTTGCTTGGTCTATCTTCATCCTTCTTACTAAACAGCCAATCTTCATCGTCATAGTCGACATCGCATCCAATCAGTGTTGGAGGAGCCCAATTCACGAACAAGTTCTTACGCATGGCCTCATTTTTCAGCATTCTCTTGTCATGAGATGACAGTTTCACCGATGATTCTCGGGATTTGCCTTTGTCATGAGATGCATTAGTCTTCTCAATCAACTGAGTTGTATCAACAGAAACTGATTGTGAAGGAGCATTATTCTGGATCCCTTGAACAACGGGGATTGCATCCTTCGGTTTGATGGATGACTCCGGTTTTACAACGCTGCCACAATGCCGGGAAACTAGCTGTGAAGTAGTAGCATTTTTTGGGATCTCTTGAACAATGGTGACTACATCCTTTTGCTTAATGGATGATTCTGGTTTTACAACGCTGCCACAGGGCCGGAAAAATGGCTGTGAAGTATTAGCATTTTTTGGGATCCCTCGAACAATGGGGATCGCATCCTTCTGCTTAATGGATGATTCCGGTTTTACAACACTGCCACAAGGCCAGGAAGCTAGCTGTGAAGTAGTAGCATTTTTTGGGCTCCCTTGAACAATGGGGATTGCATTCTTAGGTTTAATGGATGACTCCGGTTTTACAACGCAACGCCGGGATACTAGCTGTGAAGTAGTAGCATTTTTCGGAATCCCTCGAACAAGGGGAATTGCATTCTTTGGTTTAATGGATGACTCCAGCCTTACAACGCTATCACAAGGCCGAACCAGGCTTTGTGATGCGGGGCGATCTTCTCTGATGTGTGAGGTAAAACCCACAGGTTGCTGCTCGTTAATTGCTGGTTTACTAGGTTCATCTTTTACTGGAGGACTCAAAATGCGAATTCGAATTTTTTTCCCTGCAACATCAATGACATTAGCACATAATTCAAGCAAACACAAACATGAAAAACGACTCTACTCATACAAGTAGGATTCTCATTTCTCACCATTGCTTTGTTTGCTACTAGGAGATGAACAATACTTCCTCTTACTACTGTTCCCAGTACTATCAGAAGAGCAAGACTTATTCTGTGAATCAATCGGCCGGCCATGTTCTTCAGTAACACCACTCCTTTCGAACTTTCCATTGGATTCAAGGGGCTTATCTACAAAATCCCGTTTTCCAATTTCATCAGTAGGAAGAGGAGCATTAATTTTACCCTTCTTttcct
This genomic window contains:
- the LOC130810539 gene encoding uncharacterized protein LOC130810539 isoform X2, yielding MSRCYPFPPPGYAGKCSSHEALILSIKLQKERERAISDCVAEKPISDLKKVKSKSSEKKKDKADRKEKKDKEERKKEKREKKKRKEEKKGKINAPLPTDEIGKRDFVDKPLESNGKFERSGVTEEHGRPIDSQNKSCSSDSTGNSSKRKYCSSPSSKQSNGKKIRIRILSPPVKDEPSKPAINEQQPVGFTSHIREDRPASQSLVRPCDSVVRLESSIKPKNAIPLVRGIPKNATTSQLVSRRCVVKPESSIKPKNAIPIVQGSPKNATTSQLASWPCGSVVKPESSIKQKDAIPIVRGIPKNANTSQPFFRPCGSVVKPESSIKQKDVVTIVQEIPKNATTSQLVSRHCGSVVKPESSIKPKDAIPVVQGIQNNAPSQSVSVDTTQLIEKTNASHDKGKSRESSVKLSSHDKRMLKNEAMRKNLFVNWAPPTLIGCDVDYDDEDWLFSKKDEDRPSKRARVDVDNTQSSTDNLPCSASVIQPRAQLLAEVGIHALPFTVPF
- the LOC130810539 gene encoding uncharacterized protein LOC130810539 isoform X1; the encoded protein is MHCEFIHSGHACSISLLLSITWSKFTVFGALKLQKERERAISDCVAEKPISDLKKVKSKSSEKKKDKADRKEKKDKEERKKEKREKKKRKEEKKGKINAPLPTDEIGKRDFVDKPLESNGKFERSGVTEEHGRPIDSQNKSCSSDSTGNSSKRKYCSSPSSKQSNGKKIRIRILSPPVKDEPSKPAINEQQPVGFTSHIREDRPASQSLVRPCDSVVRLESSIKPKNAIPLVRGIPKNATTSQLVSRRCVVKPESSIKPKNAIPIVQGSPKNATTSQLASWPCGSVVKPESSIKQKDAIPIVRGIPKNANTSQPFFRPCGSVVKPESSIKQKDVVTIVQEIPKNATTSQLVSRHCGSVVKPESSIKPKDAIPVVQGIQNNAPSQSVSVDTTQLIEKTNASHDKGKSRESSVKLSSHDKRMLKNEAMRKNLFVNWAPPTLIGCDVDYDDEDWLFSKKDEDRPSKRARVDVDNTQSSTDNLPCSASVIQPRAQLLAEVGIHALPFTVPF